From a single Aestuariibius sp. HNIBRBA575 genomic region:
- the ileS gene encoding isoleucine--tRNA ligase: MCADQTTPENTAPDYKSTLNLPKTDFPMRAGLPKREPNWLDRWARIGVYDRLREKQGRDPFTLHDGPPYANGHLHIGHALNKTIKDMIVRSHQMMGFDARYVPGWDCHGLPIEWKIEEQYRKKGKDKDAVDVVEFRQECRAFADGWVKIQREEFKRLGITGNWADPYLTMNFHAERVIAEEFMKFLMNGTLYQGSKPVMWSPVEKTALAEAEVEYHDKESFTIWVKFKVTNAGHDLNGAQVVIWTTTPWTIPSNQAVVYGENIAYGLYEVTGTPDESWVAVGDKYLLADNLAADVMTRARLADDQWTRVRDVPADELAGLALSHPLAGVEGGNGEWDGTRDFRAADFVTDTEGTGFVHCAPSHGMEEFELYRDLGMLEQVITYNVMDDGGFRADLPFFGGTYILDRKGKEGNANKTIIDKLVEVGGLLARGKIKHSYPHSWRSKAPIIYRNTPQWFAAVDRDINDGQDDMGTTIRDRALNSIDQQVKWWPQTGRNRLHSMIEARPDWVLSRQRAWGVPLTCFTRKGLLPTDEGFLLRNEAVNARVAEAFEVEGADCWYAEGAKERFLGDDVNPDDYDQVFDVLDVWFDSGSTHAFVLRDREDGTKDGIADVYMEGTDQHRGWFHSSLLQACGTLGRAPYRNVVTHGFTLDEKGNKMSKSLGNTIVPETIVKQYGADILRLWVAQTDYMADQRIGPEILKGVADSYRRLRNTMRFILGSLNDFTEADRVEPADMPELERLVLHRLAELDEQVRKGYQEFDFTSVWQAVFNFATVDLSAFYFDIRKDALYCDGDTIERRAARTVLDILYQRLTKWLAPILVFTMEEIWLERNEGDETSIHLEDFPDTPSAWQDADLAAKWAGIRQVRRVVTAALEIQRRDKVIGASLEAAPVVHVENADVLAALKSVDFDDVCITSAVQLSGDPSPAEAFRLPEIEGVGVVFEKAEGGKCQRCWKVLPDVGSHAHDGTCGRCSTALG, from the coding sequence ATGTGCGCCGACCAAACGACCCCCGAAAACACTGCTCCTGATTATAAGTCCACGCTGAACCTGCCGAAAACGGATTTTCCGATGCGCGCAGGCCTGCCCAAACGTGAACCCAACTGGCTGGATCGCTGGGCGCGCATTGGCGTCTATGATCGCCTGAGGGAAAAACAGGGGCGCGACCCGTTCACGCTGCATGATGGACCGCCCTATGCCAACGGGCATTTGCATATCGGTCACGCGTTGAACAAAACCATCAAAGACATGATCGTGCGGTCCCATCAGATGATGGGATTTGATGCGCGCTATGTGCCGGGTTGGGATTGTCACGGCCTGCCGATCGAATGGAAAATCGAAGAGCAATACCGCAAAAAAGGCAAAGACAAAGATGCCGTTGACGTTGTGGAATTCCGTCAGGAATGCCGCGCCTTTGCCGATGGCTGGGTCAAAATCCAGCGCGAAGAATTCAAACGTCTGGGCATCACCGGCAATTGGGCTGATCCCTATCTGACGATGAATTTCCACGCCGAACGGGTGATCGCCGAGGAATTCATGAAGTTCCTGATGAACGGCACGCTGTATCAAGGGTCCAAACCCGTGATGTGGTCCCCGGTTGAAAAAACCGCGCTGGCCGAGGCTGAGGTGGAATATCACGACAAAGAAAGCTTCACCATCTGGGTGAAGTTTAAGGTCACCAATGCGGGCCATGACCTGAATGGGGCCCAGGTTGTGATCTGGACGACCACGCCTTGGACGATCCCATCCAACCAAGCCGTCGTTTACGGCGAAAACATCGCCTATGGCCTATACGAAGTCACCGGCACCCCGGATGAAAGCTGGGTCGCGGTGGGGGACAAATACCTGCTGGCCGACAATCTGGCCGCGGATGTCATGACCCGCGCGCGTCTGGCCGATGATCAATGGACCCGAGTGCGGGATGTGCCTGCGGATGAACTGGCGGGTTTGGCGCTGTCACACCCACTTGCTGGTGTTGAGGGGGGCAATGGCGAATGGGATGGTACACGCGATTTCCGCGCCGCCGATTTTGTCACCGACACCGAAGGCACGGGCTTTGTGCATTGCGCGCCGTCCCACGGGATGGAAGAGTTTGAACTCTACCGTGATCTGGGCATGTTGGAACAGGTTATCACCTATAACGTCATGGATGATGGGGGCTTTCGCGCTGATCTGCCGTTCTTTGGCGGGACGTATATCCTTGATCGCAAAGGCAAAGAAGGCAACGCAAACAAAACCATCATCGACAAACTGGTCGAAGTGGGCGGTCTGTTGGCCCGTGGTAAGATCAAGCATTCCTATCCGCATTCTTGGCGGTCCAAAGCGCCGATCATCTATCGCAACACGCCGCAATGGTTTGCCGCTGTGGATCGTGACATCAATGATGGTCAGGACGACATGGGCACAACCATCCGGGATCGTGCGCTGAATTCCATCGACCAGCAGGTCAAATGGTGGCCGCAGACCGGGCGGAACCGTCTGCATTCCATGATCGAAGCGCGTCCCGATTGGGTTCTGTCGCGTCAACGTGCTTGGGGTGTGCCGCTGACCTGTTTCACCCGCAAAGGCTTGCTGCCAACCGACGAAGGGTTCTTGCTGCGCAATGAGGCGGTCAATGCCCGCGTCGCCGAAGCGTTCGAAGTGGAAGGTGCGGATTGTTGGTACGCTGAGGGCGCCAAAGAGCGGTTCTTGGGCGATGACGTGAACCCGGACGATTACGATCAGGTGTTTGACGTGTTGGACGTGTGGTTTGATAGTGGATCAACCCATGCCTTTGTGCTGCGCGACCGCGAAGACGGCACCAAAGACGGCATCGCTGACGTCTATATGGAAGGCACCGATCAACACCGGGGCTGGTTCCATTCATCGCTGTTGCAGGCCTGTGGCACATTGGGCCGCGCGCCGTATCGCAACGTGGTCACACATGGGTTTACGCTGGATGAGAAGGGCAATAAAATGTCCAAATCATTGGGCAACACCATCGTGCCTGAAACCATCGTCAAACAATATGGCGCTGATATCTTGCGCCTGTGGGTGGCCCAAACGGATTACATGGCCGATCAGCGCATCGGGCCAGAAATCCTGAAAGGTGTGGCCGACAGCTATCGCCGGCTGCGCAACACAATGCGGTTTATCCTTGGCTCGCTGAATGATTTCACCGAGGCAGATCGCGTTGAACCTGCGGATATGCCCGAACTGGAACGGCTGGTGCTGCACCGGTTGGCGGAATTGGACGAACAGGTGCGCAAAGGTTACCAAGAGTTTGATTTCACAAGCGTTTGGCAGGCTGTGTTCAACTTTGCCACTGTCGATCTGTCGGCGTTCTACTTTGATATCCGCAAGGATGCGCTGTATTGCGATGGCGATACAATCGAACGTCGCGCAGCGCGCACGGTGCTGGATATCCTGTATCAACGCCTGACCAAATGGCTGGCGCCGATCCTTGTTTTCACCATGGAAGAAATCTGGCTAGAGCGGAACGAAGGCGACGAAACGTCGATCCACCTAGAGGATTTCCCGGACACGCCAAGCGCATGGCAAGACGCCGATCTAGCCGCCAAATGGGCCGGTATCCGTCAGGTCCGTCGGGTGGTCACAGCCGCGTTGGAAATCCAGCGCCGCGACAAGGTGATCGGAGCGTCACTTGAGGCGGCACCGGTTGTGCATGTGGAAAACGCCGACGTGTTGGCTGCTTTGAAATCGGTTGATTTCGACGATGTGTGCATCACATCCGCGGTGCAATTGTCCGGCGATCCAAGCCCGGCCGAAGCGTTCCGTTTGCCCGAAATCGAAGGGGTCGGCGTGGTGTTTGAAAAGGCAGAAGGCGGCAAATGCCAACGCTGCTGGAAAGTGCTGCCAGATGTGGGCAGCCACGCCCATGACGGCACCTGCGGACGCTGTAGTACCGCGCTTGGCTAA
- a CDS encoding group III truncated hemoglobin produces MAIPPRFDVTEPDIARVVASFYEKVRQHPGLGPVFSVHITDWPSHEAKIVRFWCNAILHERVYDGNPMAVHKAAGNVQPGMFSTWLALFDHVLQTELSPDAAAGWSELAHRIGRSLRAGVSDVTRPGEVPIFR; encoded by the coding sequence ATGGCCATCCCCCCCCGATTTGACGTGACCGAACCCGATATCGCGCGGGTTGTGGCCAGCTTTTATGAAAAAGTCCGCCAGCATCCGGGATTGGGGCCTGTATTTTCCGTCCACATCACAGATTGGCCAAGTCACGAAGCCAAAATCGTGCGGTTCTGGTGCAATGCGATCCTGCATGAACGGGTTTACGACGGCAATCCCATGGCCGTGCATAAGGCGGCGGGCAATGTGCAACCCGGCATGTTCAGCACATGGCTGGCGCTGTTTGACCATGTTTTGCAGACGGAATTGTCGCCAGACGCCGCGGCGGGCTGGTCTGAGCTGGCGCATCGCATTGGGCGATCATTGCGCGCGGGGGTGTCTGATGTCACCCGCCCCGGCGAGGTTCCGATTTTTCGCTAG
- a CDS encoding DUF484 family protein yields the protein MSSTQAMDESVRERIISDPDTLLEDQDIMRALVAANEKTMGGNIVDLRGIAMERLEARLDRLEDTHRSVIAAAYENLAGTNQIHRAVLRMMDPTEFEVFLHDLGGEVADILRVDSIRLVLESESGDEDATVKKLDDVLNAVAPGFIDDYITRGRNLPVRQVTLRQVSGNDGQIYGDKADYVRSEACLKLDLGEGRLPGMLVMASEDPHQFSPQQGTDLLAFFGGIFERAMRRWLS from the coding sequence ATGAGCAGTACCCAGGCGATGGACGAATCCGTCCGCGAACGCATTATTTCCGATCCCGATACCCTGTTAGAAGATCAGGACATCATGCGCGCCCTAGTGGCCGCAAACGAAAAAACCATGGGCGGCAACATCGTCGATCTGCGCGGCATCGCGATGGAACGACTAGAAGCCCGGCTGGACAGACTAGAAGACACCCATCGGTCCGTGATCGCCGCAGCTTATGAAAATCTGGCCGGCACCAACCAAATTCACCGCGCCGTGTTGCGGATGATGGACCCCACCGAATTCGAAGTGTTCCTGCATGATCTGGGCGGCGAAGTGGCCGACATCCTGCGGGTTGATTCGATTCGTCTGGTACTGGAAAGCGAAAGCGGCGACGAAGACGCCACGGTCAAAAAACTGGACGATGTGCTGAACGCCGTCGCCCCCGGTTTTATCGACGACTACATCACCCGTGGCCGCAATTTACCTGTGCGTCAGGTCACGTTGCGTCAGGTGTCGGGCAATGATGGGCAGATTTACGGCGACAAAGCCGATTATGTGCGCTCAGAAGCCTGCCTGAAACTGGATCTGGGCGAAGGCCGTTTGCCGGGCATGCTGGTAATGGCATCTGAGGACCCACATCAGTTTTCGCCCCAGCAAGGCACTGATTTGCTAGCCTTTTTCGGCGGAATTTTTGAACGCGCCATGCGGCGCTGGCTGTCCTGA
- a CDS encoding phosphatidylcholine/phosphatidylserine synthase: MTLSAKALSVHLLTATGAIFAMLAMLAAVESQWSLMFLWLVVAFFVDGIDGPLARRYDVKTNAPEFDGVLLDLIIDYLTYVFIPAYALFASGLLPGWTGWVAIIIITFASAMYFADTRMKTKDYSFSGFPGCWNMLVLVLFALEPNFWLILAIVTFLAVAMFLPIKFVHPVRTERWRLLTLPMALAWTFFAGWAAWVDFHPQSWAHWGLVITSIYLMVAGALQQIMYGKDG, from the coding sequence ATGACACTTTCAGCCAAAGCCCTTTCCGTTCACCTGCTCACTGCGACAGGTGCTATTTTTGCCATGTTGGCCATGTTGGCCGCCGTTGAGTCCCAGTGGTCGTTGATGTTTTTATGGCTTGTTGTTGCGTTTTTTGTGGATGGCATCGATGGGCCATTGGCGCGGCGATATGATGTGAAAACCAACGCGCCGGAATTTGACGGTGTGTTGTTGGATTTGATCATCGACTACCTGACATATGTCTTTATTCCGGCCTATGCGCTGTTTGCGTCCGGGTTGTTGCCCGGATGGACGGGGTGGGTTGCGATCATCATCATCACCTTTGCCTCTGCGATGTATTTCGCCGATACACGCATGAAAACAAAGGATTATTCATTCTCAGGCTTTCCGGGCTGCTGGAACATGCTGGTGTTGGTCCTGTTCGCGTTGGAACCTAATTTTTGGCTGATCCTCGCGATCGTAACCTTCTTGGCTGTGGCGATGTTTTTGCCGATCAAATTTGTCCATCCCGTGCGCACAGAACGCTGGCGATTGCTGACATTGCCAATGGCACTGGCATGGACGTTTTTTGCAGGCTGGGCCGCTTGGGTTGATTTTCACCCCCAAAGCTGGGCGCATTGGGGATTGGTCATCACCTCCATCTATTTGATGGTGGCCGGGGCGTTGCAACAAATCATGTATGGCAAAGACGGCTAA
- a CDS encoding methylated-DNA--[protein]-cysteine S-methyltransferase gives MPRLTLPSPTGALTIVERDGAIVRLDWGDRMPGPKGVDQTALLQCAAAQLEAYFAGDLQEFDLPLDVAGSQFQRDVCDAMSAIPFGETRTYGDIAADVSGSAQAVGNACGGNPIPVIIPCHRVLGASSLGGFSGSGGVETKVWLLRHEGAAGLLI, from the coding sequence GTGCCACGCCTGACCCTTCCTTCGCCCACCGGCGCCCTGACGATTGTTGAACGTGATGGCGCCATTGTGCGGTTGGATTGGGGGGATCGCATGCCCGGTCCCAAAGGCGTGGATCAAACCGCGTTGTTGCAGTGTGCGGCGGCGCAACTGGAGGCGTATTTCGCCGGGGATCTACAGGAATTTGACCTGCCGTTGGACGTCGCCGGATCACAATTTCAGCGTGATGTTTGTGACGCGATGTCCGCCATTCCGTTCGGCGAAACCCGCACCTATGGCGATATCGCGGCAGATGTATCCGGATCAGCGCAGGCTGTGGGCAATGCCTGTGGCGGCAATCCGATCCCGGTGATCATTCCGTGTCACCGGGTTCTGGGGGCATCATCGCTGGGCGGGTTTTCGGGCAGCGGCGGCGTGGAAACCAAGGTCTGGCTGCTGCGCCACGAAGGTGCGGCCGGACTGCTGATTTAG
- a CDS encoding FAD-dependent oxidoreductase → MSNAQLQIAVVGAGIGGLAAASLLADRGFDVTVFDQFDAPRPVGSGLVIQPVGRDVLDAIGVGDAARAMGNNIHRMFGDEADHGRPVLNVHYTGRKGLAIHRAALFQALLGGVQTRNIPLITSAEITGFSDGFLQSRDAQYGPFDLVVDAAGAGSPLSPLQSRPLPYGAIWGTVDWPDTILPKDQLSQKYRRADRMIGALPIGKMPQNTEHGDGRFKAAIFWSMPRDAYGDWQQAGLTAWKDEARALWPDFAPFLDQITDADQMLMARYTHGTLRRPFGDGIVHIGDAAHRASPQLGQGANMALLDAHALALALVKACETAGRSADIVSQALPIYARARRWHVRIYQTMSAAFTPQYQSDSRLLPKFRDRILFPVSMIPPTPRILTSLVAGTMLPPLASLTPPSKD, encoded by the coding sequence ATGAGTAACGCACAATTACAGATCGCCGTCGTGGGCGCAGGTATTGGCGGTTTGGCCGCAGCATCGCTTTTGGCGGATCGTGGATTTGACGTGACGGTGTTCGATCAGTTTGACGCACCGCGCCCGGTTGGGTCGGGGCTGGTTATTCAGCCCGTGGGGCGCGATGTATTGGATGCGATTGGTGTGGGCGATGCGGCGCGCGCAATGGGCAACAATATCCACCGGATGTTTGGCGACGAAGCCGATCACGGCCGCCCGGTTCTGAACGTACATTACACGGGCCGCAAAGGGCTGGCGATCCACCGCGCGGCGCTGTTTCAGGCGTTGCTGGGTGGTGTGCAAACCCGCAACATCCCCCTGATCACATCCGCAGAAATCACCGGGTTTTCGGATGGTTTCCTCCAATCGCGGGACGCACAATACGGGCCGTTTGATTTGGTCGTGGATGCGGCCGGCGCTGGGTCGCCTTTGTCGCCACTTCAATCCCGCCCCCTGCCCTATGGGGCGATCTGGGGCACCGTGGATTGGCCCGATACTATTTTACCCAAGGATCAACTGAGCCAGAAATATCGCCGCGCCGACCGCATGATCGGCGCATTGCCCATCGGCAAAATGCCCCAGAATACAGAACACGGCGACGGCAGGTTTAAGGCGGCGATCTTCTGGTCCATGCCCCGCGATGCCTATGGCGATTGGCAGCAGGCCGGTTTAACGGCGTGGAAGGACGAAGCCCGCGCCCTTTGGCCCGACTTTGCCCCGTTTCTGGATCAAATCACCGATGCGGATCAGATGCTGATGGCGCGCTATACCCATGGCACATTGCGACGTCCCTTTGGGGATGGGATTGTCCATATCGGGGATGCCGCGCATCGGGCCAGTCCGCAGCTGGGCCAAGGGGCCAATATGGCGTTGCTGGATGCCCATGCGCTGGCGCTGGCACTGGTCAAGGCTTGTGAAACCGCAGGTCGCAGCGCTGACATCGTGTCGCAGGCCCTGCCGATTTATGCACGTGCGCGGCGGTGGCATGTGCGGATCTATCAAACCATGTCAGCCGCGTTCACGCCGCAATATCAATCAGATAGCCGTTTGTTGCCGAAATTTCGCGACCGCATTCTGTTTCCGGTTTCGATGATCCCACCGACGCCACGGATTTTGACATCTTTGGTGGCAGGGACCATGTTGCCGCCATTGGCGTCGCTAACCCCCCCGAGCAAGGATTAA
- a CDS encoding YcjF family protein, translating to MTSQNDNRPQGPVLIDLDADTPQSDPSLAPPVPDITTGPDKSAMQQVAALAARKPSRLMRWFWSLLLAIIGFAASVAAWDFVNGLLMRSPVLGGIASALVGAFCVVLLVLSLGEMAAFGRLRRVDRIHKSAELALADADLGAARQVVSQLTSLYAGRDDTRWGRDRLKERQGEILDADGLLGLAETDLLGPLDQRAMREVEAAARQVATVTAIVPLALADLFTALTANLRMIRRIAEIYGGRSGGLSSWRLTRTVLTHLVATGAVAIGDDLINSVAGGGALSKISRRFGEGVINGALTARVGVAAIEVCRPLPFNTTPKPSVTALVRRALTGLFGRS from the coding sequence ATGACCTCGCAAAATGACAACCGCCCCCAAGGGCCCGTTTTGATCGATTTGGACGCGGACACGCCCCAATCTGACCCATCATTGGCCCCCCCGGTTCCAGATATCACCACCGGGCCCGACAAGAGCGCAATGCAGCAGGTGGCCGCGCTGGCGGCGCGCAAACCTTCGCGATTGATGCGGTGGTTTTGGTCACTGCTGCTGGCCATAATCGGCTTTGCGGCGTCGGTGGCTGCGTGGGATTTCGTGAATGGTTTGTTGATGCGATCCCCAGTTCTGGGCGGGATCGCCTCCGCATTGGTTGGCGCATTTTGTGTTGTTTTATTGGTGCTTAGCCTGGGTGAAATGGCTGCCTTTGGTCGATTGCGGCGGGTTGATCGTATCCACAAATCCGCCGAATTGGCGCTGGCTGACGCGGATCTGGGCGCTGCACGACAGGTCGTTTCACAGCTCACATCGCTTTATGCGGGCCGCGATGATACGCGGTGGGGGCGCGATCGCCTAAAGGAACGCCAAGGCGAAATTCTGGACGCAGATGGGCTGTTGGGATTGGCGGAAACGGATTTGCTGGGGCCGCTGGATCAACGCGCCATGCGCGAAGTTGAAGCCGCCGCGCGCCAGGTCGCCACGGTCACCGCGATTGTACCGCTGGCGCTGGCCGATTTGTTCACCGCGCTCACTGCGAATTTACGCATGATCCGCCGCATCGCCGAAATCTATGGCGGACGTTCCGGCGGGCTGAGCTCTTGGCGATTGACCCGCACGGTTTTGACCCATTTGGTCGCCACTGGGGCCGTTGCGATTGGCGACGACCTGATCAATTCAGTGGCCGGTGGGGGCGCTTTGTCGAAAATTTCGCGTCGTTTTGGCGAAGGCGTGATCAACGGGGCGCTGACCGCACGGGTTGGCGTGGCCGCAATCGAGGTCTGCCGCCCATTGCCGTTCAATACAACGCCCAAACCGTCCGTGACCGCGCTGGTGCGGCGTGCGTTGACGGGGTTATTTGGGCGTTCCTAA
- a CDS encoding tyrosine recombinase XerC — protein MTFALAEWLAHESALKAASENTIEAYQRDVLNFLSFMTQHHGAQQGLEPLSHITISDMRAWMAFERGHGIAARSLARKLSAVKTFYGWLADREGFEPTTVLSTRAPKFQKKLPRPLPEETTPALLSQVELQASEPWVATRDLAVVTLLYGCGLRISEALGLKTKDAPLPEILRIVGKGGKERIVPVIPAARNAVDAYVTECPHDLTEDMPLFRGVRGGALGPRAIQKVMEKARLQLGLPSSATPHALRHSFATHLLSAGGDLRAIQELLGHASLSTTQAYTAVDSTRLMEIYDAAHPRS, from the coding sequence TTGACCTTTGCGCTGGCGGAATGGCTTGCCCATGAAAGCGCGCTCAAAGCGGCGTCAGAAAACACGATTGAGGCATATCAAAGGGATGTGCTGAATTTTCTGAGCTTTATGACCCAACATCATGGCGCGCAGCAGGGGCTTGAACCGCTGTCGCATATCACCATCAGCGATATGCGGGCTTGGATGGCGTTTGAACGGGGGCATGGCATTGCGGCGCGATCTTTGGCGCGCAAATTGTCCGCCGTGAAAACCTTTTATGGGTGGCTGGCGGATCGCGAAGGGTTTGAACCCACTACGGTTTTATCCACACGCGCTCCTAAGTTTCAGAAAAAACTGCCCCGTCCTCTGCCCGAGGAAACAACCCCCGCATTGTTGTCACAGGTGGAGTTGCAGGCCAGCGAACCGTGGGTCGCGACACGGGATTTGGCGGTGGTGACGTTGCTTTATGGCTGTGGTTTGCGGATTTCTGAGGCATTGGGCCTAAAAACCAAAGACGCCCCCTTGCCAGAAATTCTGCGCATCGTTGGGAAAGGCGGCAAGGAACGAATTGTTCCCGTTATCCCTGCGGCCCGCAATGCGGTTGATGCCTATGTCACCGAATGCCCACATGATTTGACCGAAGATATGCCCCTGTTTCGCGGGGTCCGCGGCGGCGCATTGGGCCCACGTGCCATCCAGAAAGTCATGGAAAAGGCGCGGCTTCAGCTGGGACTGCCGTCTTCGGCCACGCCACACGCGCTGCGTCATTCCTTTGCGACACATTTGTTATCTGCCGGTGGGGATTTGCGCGCAATCCAGGAATTGCTGGGGCATGCATCCCTATCGACCACACAGGCCTACACGGCCGTGGACAGCACCCGGTTGATGGAAATCTACGACGCGGCCCATCCCAGATCGTGA
- the fsa gene encoding fructose-6-phosphate aldolase, whose product MKFFVDTAEIDAIAELNALGMVDGVTTNPSLIKKSGRDILEVTKEIADLVDGPVSAEVVALDADAMIAEGRKLADIAENIAVKVPLTWDGLKACKTLSSEGKMVNVTLCFSANQALLAAKAGATFISPFIGRLDDINLDGLELIEDIRTIYDNYGFDTQILAASIRSANHMSECAKIGADVCTAPPNVIKAMANHVLTDKGLAGFIKDIEAAGIKIL is encoded by the coding sequence ATGAAATTTTTCGTTGATACAGCAGAAATCGACGCCATCGCCGAGCTAAACGCCCTTGGCATGGTGGACGGTGTGACAACAAACCCGTCCCTGATCAAAAAATCCGGTCGCGACATTCTGGAAGTGACCAAAGAAATCGCTGATTTGGTTGATGGCCCCGTTTCAGCCGAAGTGGTCGCGCTGGACGCTGACGCCATGATCGCCGAGGGGCGCAAACTGGCCGATATCGCTGAAAACATCGCCGTCAAAGTGCCGCTGACATGGGACGGGCTAAAAGCCTGTAAAACCCTGTCGAGCGAAGGAAAAATGGTCAATGTGACGCTGTGTTTCAGCGCCAATCAGGCCCTGTTGGCCGCCAAGGCGGGCGCGACGTTTATTTCGCCCTTTATTGGCCGTTTGGACGACATCAATCTGGATGGTCTGGAGCTGATCGAAGATATCCGCACCATTTATGACAATTACGGTTTTGACACTCAAATTCTGGCCGCATCGATCCGGTCCGCCAACCACATGTCAGAATGCGCAAAAATCGGTGCTGACGTCTGCACGGCACCGCCAAACGTGATCAAAGCCATGGCAAACCACGTTTTGACCGACAAAGGTCTGGCCGGGTTTATCAAAGACATCGAAGCCGCAGGCATCAAAATCCTGTAA